Proteins encoded in a region of the Cytobacillus pseudoceanisediminis genome:
- a CDS encoding helix-turn-helix domain-containing protein: MSKIGHNIKACRERANITQQQLALKVRVGTGTIAKYENGDQIPDTQTVLKISTALDIPASELLEQELQKGQSGIDYEIEQLVREIGTKKAKLILRKAKEFSEEDFLRVMQMLFEIKYDQKVL; this comes from the coding sequence ATGTCAAAAATCGGCCATAACATTAAAGCCTGCCGAGAACGCGCAAATATAACCCAGCAGCAGCTAGCTTTGAAAGTGAGAGTTGGAACGGGGACGATTGCAAAATATGAAAATGGAGACCAGATTCCTGATACCCAGACTGTTTTAAAAATCTCAACCGCCCTCGATATTCCAGCTTCTGAGCTGCTTGAACAGGAACTTCAGAAGGGCCAGTCAGGAATCGATTATGAAATTGAACAGCTTGTGCGTGAAATTGGCACCAAAAAAGCTAAGCTCATCTTGCGCAAAGCAAAGGAATTCAGCGAGGAAGATTTCCTCCGTGTCATGCAAATGCTATTTGAGATCAAATATGATCAAAAAGTTTTATAA
- the yugI gene encoding S1 domain-containing post-transcriptional regulator GSP13 — MSEKIEVGSVITGKVTGIQPYGAFVALDENTQGLVHISEVTHGFVKDINEHLKVGDEVKVKVLSVDEEAGKIGLSIRATEEAPQAEAKARKPRKRQAAPIKMEDESAQGFNTLKDKLQEWIDQSQREDLIKK, encoded by the coding sequence ATGTCTGAGAAAATCGAAGTAGGCAGTGTTATTACAGGAAAGGTAACAGGTATTCAGCCATATGGTGCGTTCGTGGCATTAGATGAGAATACACAGGGGTTAGTGCACATTTCCGAAGTGACTCATGGTTTCGTTAAAGATATCAATGAGCATCTTAAAGTGGGCGATGAAGTAAAGGTGAAAGTGCTGTCTGTTGACGAAGAAGCAGGTAAAATTGGTTTATCAATCCGTGCAACAGAAGAAGCTCCCCAAGCAGAAGCGAAAGCTAGAAAGCCTCGCAAGCGCCAGGCAGCTCCAATCAAAATGGAAGACGAATCTGCACAGGGATTCAACACACTTAAGGATAAGCTTCAAGAGTGGATTGACCAGTCCCAGCGCGAAGATCTTATTAAGAAGTAA
- a CDS encoding group I truncated hemoglobin, giving the protein MAEQTLYEKAGGGEAIEKVVDYFYEELVLKDPTVNQFFEHTDMIKQKRHQSKFISYALGGPNQYSGNSMAKAHEGMNLQPEHFNAIARHLHGALAHFGVNERDIDEALTRVAALRDDILYK; this is encoded by the coding sequence ATGGCAGAACAGACACTTTATGAAAAAGCAGGCGGCGGAGAAGCCATTGAAAAGGTAGTTGATTATTTTTACGAGGAACTGGTATTAAAGGATCCGACCGTCAATCAGTTTTTTGAGCATACGGATATGATTAAGCAAAAACGTCATCAATCCAAGTTCATAAGCTATGCATTAGGCGGCCCTAATCAATATTCAGGCAATTCCATGGCAAAAGCGCATGAGGGTATGAACCTGCAGCCCGAACACTTTAACGCGATTGCCAGGCATCTGCATGGTGCGCTTGCCCATTTTGGGGTGAATGAGAGGGATATCGATGAAGCTTTGACTCGCGTTGCAGCTCTTAGGGACGATATTCTATACAAATAA
- a CDS encoding sigma-54 interaction domain-containing protein has translation MNHREFEQLQLKSKLFQRILDEIDVGVHVVNEEGRTTFYNKKMAQIEGMDYEDVLDKNLLDVFSFNQDEDSTLLQALKNGSKIKNAKQTYFNNKGQEITTINNTFPIMEDGEQIGAMEIARDVTKLEKLIRENMNKRGDTRYTFDSIIGSSDEIQEVIEASKRATRTSSSVLIIGETGTGKELFAQSIHNGSSRSSKPFISQNCAALPDSLIEGLLFGTKKGAFTGSIERPGLFEQANGGTLLLDEINSLNPSLQAKLLRVLQEKTVRRVGDTKDRTVDVRIIATINEDPIDAISEDRMRKDLYYRLSVVSLFVPPLRERRKDIRDLAQFFIEKYNQLFGMNVAEIDEEVMSKFEQYDWPGNVRELEHIIEGAMNLIDQEEAISYVHLPLHFRNKPQFKEEPNETGHLEDLLIQKNKPIKPLEQYIQEAETYYLKKVLKHHGNNITQSAKSLGMSRQNLQYRLRKYGVRKETAD, from the coding sequence ATGAATCACAGGGAATTTGAACAGCTCCAATTGAAAAGCAAGTTATTTCAACGGATATTAGATGAAATTGATGTTGGTGTCCATGTAGTGAATGAGGAAGGAAGAACAACATTCTACAATAAAAAAATGGCCCAAATAGAGGGTATGGATTATGAAGATGTACTGGATAAAAATCTGCTGGATGTATTTTCTTTCAATCAGGACGAAGACAGCACCTTGCTTCAGGCGCTCAAAAATGGCAGCAAAATTAAAAATGCCAAACAAACCTATTTTAACAATAAGGGGCAGGAAATCACCACGATCAATAATACTTTCCCAATTATGGAAGATGGTGAACAGATTGGCGCTATGGAAATCGCACGTGATGTGACCAAGCTTGAAAAGCTGATCAGAGAAAATATGAATAAACGCGGAGACACCCGCTATACTTTCGATAGTATTATTGGCAGCAGCGACGAGATCCAAGAAGTGATTGAAGCGAGCAAAAGAGCAACCCGGACAAGTTCTTCTGTCCTGATTATCGGGGAGACCGGCACAGGGAAAGAGCTCTTTGCCCAAAGCATCCATAATGGCAGCAGCCGCTCTTCAAAACCATTTATCTCCCAAAATTGCGCTGCTCTTCCGGACAGTCTGATAGAGGGGCTTTTATTTGGTACAAAGAAAGGGGCATTTACAGGCTCCATTGAAAGGCCAGGATTGTTTGAACAGGCAAATGGCGGGACTTTGCTGCTGGATGAAATCAATTCACTTAATCCATCCCTGCAGGCAAAGCTTTTGAGAGTTTTGCAGGAAAAAACGGTCAGAAGGGTCGGTGATACGAAAGACCGGACAGTAGATGTAAGAATTATAGCAACCATTAACGAAGACCCGATTGATGCTATCTCAGAAGACCGTATGAGAAAAGATTTATATTACAGGCTAAGTGTTGTTTCCCTCTTTGTTCCGCCTCTGCGCGAGAGAAGAAAGGATATCAGGGATCTTGCACAATTTTTCATAGAAAAATACAATCAGCTCTTTGGGATGAATGTAGCGGAAATCGATGAAGAAGTAATGAGCAAATTCGAGCAATACGATTGGCCGGGCAATGTACGGGAACTGGAGCATATTATCGAAGGGGCCATGAATCTGATTGACCAGGAAGAAGCGATCAGCTATGTGCATTTGCCTCTTCACTTCCGGAATAAGCCTCAATTCAAGGAGGAGCCGAACGAAACCGGTCATTTGGAGGATTTGCTTATACAGAAAAACAAGCCTATTAAACCACTTGAACAATATATACAGGAAGCTGAGACCTACTATCTAAAGAAGGTCCTTAAACACCATGGCAATAATATAACCCAATCCGCAAAATCTCTTGGCATGAGCCGGCAAAACCTGCAATACCGGCTAAGAAAATACGGAGTAAGGAAAGAAACAGCTGATTGA
- the pruA gene encoding L-glutamate gamma-semialdehyde dehydrogenase yields MVQPYKHEPFTNFKTEENREAYLLGLKTVESYLGQDYDLLIGGERISTDEKIVSINPSNKEEVVGRVSKANRELAEKAMQAAVEAFKTWRKVKPETRADVLFKAAAIIRRRKHEFSALLTKEAGKPWNEADADTAEAIDFLEYYARQILKIKDGVPVNSRPNEYNRYDYIPLGVGIIISPWNFPLAIMAGTTVAAIVAGNTVLLKPASTTPVVAAKFVEVMEEAGLPKGVLNFVPGSGAEVGDYLVDHKDTRFISFTGSRDVGLRINERASKLNEGQIWLKRVIAEMGGKDTIVVDKEADLELAATSIVASAFGFSGQKCSACSRAVVVEDVYDQVLNRVVELTNELTQGNPEDQSNYMGPVIDQGAFDKIMSYIEIGKEEGKLMTGGEGDSSKGFFIKPTVFADLAPDARLMQEEIFGPVVGFTKAKDFDHALEIANNTEYGLTGAVITQNREHIQKAREDFHVGNLYFNRGCTGAIVGYQPFGGFNMSGTDSKAGGPDYILLHMQAKTTSEMY; encoded by the coding sequence ATGGTACAGCCTTACAAACATGAACCTTTCACAAATTTTAAAACAGAAGAAAACCGTGAAGCATACTTACTGGGATTAAAAACAGTCGAAAGCTATTTAGGACAGGACTATGACTTATTAATAGGCGGAGAAAGAATCTCTACTGATGAAAAAATCGTATCCATCAATCCTTCTAATAAAGAAGAAGTAGTTGGCCGTGTTTCAAAGGCAAACCGCGAGCTTGCGGAAAAAGCAATGCAGGCTGCTGTTGAAGCATTCAAAACATGGAGAAAAGTGAAGCCGGAAACACGCGCAGATGTTTTATTCAAAGCTGCTGCGATTATCCGCCGCCGCAAGCATGAGTTTTCTGCCCTTTTAACAAAGGAAGCAGGGAAGCCTTGGAACGAGGCAGATGCTGATACTGCGGAAGCCATTGACTTCCTTGAGTACTATGCACGCCAAATCTTAAAAATCAAAGACGGTGTTCCAGTCAACAGCCGTCCGAACGAATATAACCGTTATGACTACATTCCATTGGGAGTGGGGATCATCATCTCTCCTTGGAACTTCCCGCTTGCAATCATGGCCGGCACTACTGTTGCCGCGATCGTGGCAGGAAATACAGTCCTATTAAAACCAGCTTCTACAACACCGGTTGTGGCTGCGAAATTTGTTGAAGTGATGGAAGAGGCAGGCCTTCCGAAGGGCGTGCTGAACTTTGTACCGGGCAGCGGTGCAGAAGTGGGCGACTATTTGGTTGACCATAAAGACACTCGCTTCATCTCCTTCACGGGTTCACGCGACGTTGGTCTTCGCATCAACGAACGTGCTTCCAAGCTAAACGAAGGCCAAATCTGGCTAAAGCGTGTTATCGCTGAAATGGGCGGTAAGGACACAATCGTTGTGGACAAAGAAGCAGACCTTGAATTGGCAGCTACTTCAATCGTTGCCTCTGCTTTCGGATTCTCCGGCCAGAAGTGCTCTGCATGTTCACGTGCGGTTGTAGTAGAAGATGTATACGATCAGGTTCTTAACCGTGTGGTGGAACTGACTAACGAATTAACGCAGGGCAATCCTGAAGACCAGAGCAATTACATGGGTCCAGTGATTGACCAGGGCGCATTTGACAAGATCATGAGCTACATCGAAATCGGCAAAGAAGAAGGCAAGCTGATGACTGGCGGAGAAGGAGACAGCTCGAAAGGCTTCTTCATCAAGCCGACAGTATTCGCAGACCTTGCCCCGGATGCACGCTTAATGCAGGAAGAGATCTTTGGACCTGTCGTTGGCTTCACAAAGGCAAAAGATTTCGATCATGCGCTTGAAATCGCCAACAACACCGAGTACGGCTTAACAGGTGCTGTGATCACACAGAACCGTGAGCACATCCAAAAAGCGCGCGAAGACTTCCATGTTGGAAACTTATACTTCAACCGCGGCTGTACAGGCGCGATTGTTGGATACCAGCCATTCGGCGGATTCAACATGTCAGGAACTGACTCCAAGGCGGGCGGCCCTGACTACATTCTTCTGCACATGCAGGCGAAGACTACTTCTGAAATGTACTAA